In Lycium ferocissimum isolate CSIRO_LF1 chromosome 11, AGI_CSIRO_Lferr_CH_V1, whole genome shotgun sequence, a single genomic region encodes these proteins:
- the LOC132036977 gene encoding DNA repair protein XRCC3 homolog, whose product MNQTRITHLMKPENLLQQLTPIPTQKCTLGCPILDGLLNGGIPCNSITELVAESGCGKTQISLQLLLTAQLPVSLGGLSSTSLYLYSESPFPLRRLHQLSSSFPTLKNPLDNILTHPLHSAHHLFDVLSQLDSFLLSSPIKLIVIDSIAALFRFEFENNPRDLKQRSGLFFKISSKLKEQARRFGLAVVVINQVVDVMDDSDGLRIGNSTCLYTSERKVSAALGVSWANCVNTRLFLSRNEERIDQEVIGDDCFATRTRRFIRVVFAPHLPDSYCEFVITREKVFGLGR is encoded by the coding sequence ATGAACCAAACAAGAATCACACATTTGATGAAACCTGAAAATCTCCTCCAACAACTCACCCCTATCCCCACCCAAAAATGCACTCTCGGCTGCCCAATTCTTGACGGCCTCCTCAACGGCGGCATTCCTTGCAATTCAATAACCGAATTAGTCGCCGAAAGTGGTTGCGGCAAGACCCAAATATCCCTCCAACTCCTCCTCACCGCTCAACTTCCCGTTTCACTTGGCGGCCTCTCATCTACCTCCTTATATCTCTACTCCGAGTCACCATTCCCCCTTCGTCGCCTTCACCAACTCTCTTCCTCATTTCCCACTCTCAAAAACCccttagataatattttaactCATCCTCTTCACTCTGCACACCACCTGTTCGACGTATTGTCCCAACTAGACTCCTTCTTATTATCATCCCCTATTAAGCTAATTGTGATTGATTCTATTGCTGCTTTGTTtaggtttgaatttgaaaaCAATCCCCGTGATCTTAAGCAGAGATCGGGGTTGTTTTTTAAGATttcgagtaaattgaaggaaCAAGCGAGGCGATTTGGGTTGGCCGTAGTGGTGATTAATCAGGTTGTTGATGTAATGGATGATTCGGATGGTTTAAGGATTGGGAATTCGACGTGTTTGTATACGTCTGAGAGGAAAGTAAGTGCTGCTTTGGGGGTGTCGTGGGCGAATTGTGTTAATACGAGGTTGTTCTTGTCGAGGAATGAAGAGAGAATTGATCAAGAGGTAATTGGGGATGATTGTTTTGCTACGCGAACTCGGAGGTTTATACGCGTTGTTTTTGCTCCTCATCTGCCTGATTCTTACTGTGAGTTTGTTATTACCAgagaaaaagtttttggtttaGGAAGATAA
- the LOC132036170 gene encoding peroxidase-like isoform X2 translates to MASLTRNVFVVLTFLCVLLSFVCFSNAQLSTNFYGSSCRNVAVIVRNAMRQAVSREQRLGASILRLFFHDCFVNVGGPTWTVPLGRRDARTASQSAANTQIPAPTSSLSTLISMFSAKGLSAADMTALSGSHTIGQARCTTFRTHIYNETNIDTQFAATRRATCPASGGDANLAPLDIQTPNRFNNDYYENLVARRGLLHSDQELFNGGSQDALVRSYSTNAVAFRRDFAAAMVKMGNISPLTGTNGEIRRNCRAIN, encoded by the exons ATGGCATCCTTAACTAGGAACGTCTTTGTCGTTTTGAcatttttatgtgttttattgAGCTTTGTTTGCTTTAGCAATGCCCAATTGTCGACCAACTTTTATGGCAGCTCGTGCCGTAATGTGGCGGTAATAGTGAGGAATGCGATGAGACAAGCCGTGAGTAGAGAGCAAAGACTTGGTGCCTCGATTCTTCGCTTGTTCTTCCATGATTGCTTTGTTAAT GTAGGAGGGCCAACATGGACCGTGCCATTGGGCAGAAGAGACGCAAGGACCGCAAGCCAAAGCGCAGCCAACACCCAAATCCCCGCGCCAACTTCCagcctttcaactttgatctccATGTTTTCCGCAAAAGGCCTAAGCGCCGCCGACATGACGGCGCTTTCTGGGTCCCACACAATCGGTCAAGCCCGTTGCACCACTTTCCGGACCCACATCTACAATGAGACCAACATCGACACGCAGTTCGCCGCCACACGCAGGGCCACGTGCCCTGCTTCTGGCGGCGACGCGAATTTGGCCCCGTTGGATATACAGACACCGAACCGGTTCAATAACGATTATTATGAGAACTTAGTGGCTCGACGTGGGTTGCTTCACTCGGATCAAGAATTGTTTAACGGTGGATCTCAGGATGCGTTAGTGAGGAGTTATAGTACTAATGCTGTTGCTTTCAGACGTGATTTTGCAGCAGCTATGGTGAAAATGGGGAATATTAGTCCACTTACTGGAACTAATGGAGAGATTAGAAGGAACTGCAGGGCTATTAATTaa
- the LOC132037049 gene encoding probable serine/threonine-protein kinase PBL7, translating into MEPQNDEYHKKERATAVTIVVVASLAVGSLFVAFSYYCYIRNKVAKRFKNRTYKESACEEKGNSFSNLKVIAEKGLQVFTFKQLHSATGGFGKSNVIGHGAFGSVYRGVLQDGRKVAIKLMDQAGKQGEEEFKVEVELLCRLRSPYLLSLIGYCSETSHKLLVYEFMANGGLQEHLYPIKGSNNFCPKLDWKTRLRIALEAAKGLEYLHEHVNPPVIHRDLKSSNILLDKNFHAKVSDFGLAKLGSDKAGGHVSTRVLGTQGYVAPEYALTGHLTTKSDVYSYGVVLLELLTGRVPVDMKRSPGEGVLVSWALPRLTDREKVVEIMDPALEGQYSMKEVIQVAAIAAMCVQPEADYRPLMADVVQSLVPLVKQPRPAVKPGSCSSFHATQSPKA; encoded by the exons ATGGAACCACAAAATGATGAGtaccataagaaagaaagggccaCTGCAGTTACAATAGTGGTTGTTGCCTCTCTTGCTGTTGGTTCTTTGTTTGTTGCTTTTAGCTACTATTGCTATATCAGGAACAAAGTTGCCAAGCGTTTCAAGAACCGCACTT ATAAAGAGAGTGCATGTGAGGAAAAGGGAAACAGTTTTTCCAATCTGAAAGTCATTGCAGAGAAGGGACTTCAGGTTTTCACATTCAAGCAGCTGCATTCAGCCACCGGTGGATTTGGAAAATCTAATGTGATTGGACACGGTGCTTTCGGGTCAGTGTACAGAGGAGTGCTTCAAGATGGGAGGAAGGTTGCAATTAAGCTGATGGATCAGGCTGGAAAACAAGGGGAGGAAGAATTTAAGGTGGAG GTGGAGTTGCTATGCCGCTTGCGCTCACCGTATTTGCTGTCATTGATTGGCTATTGTTCAGAAACCAGCCATAAACTGCTTGTTTATGAGTTCATGGCAAACGGTGGTTTGCAGGAGCACTTGTATCCAATCAAAG GTTCTAATAATTTTTGTCCAAAGTTGGACTGGAAGACTCGGTTGAGAATAGCTTTGGAGGCTGCTAAAGGTTTGGAATATCTCCATGAACATGTCAATCCCCCAGTTATACACAGAGACCTCAAAAGTAGCAATATTCTTTTGGACAAGAATTTCCATGCCAAAGTTTCTGACTTCGGTTTGGCCAAGCTTGGATCTGATAAAGCTGGTGGGCATGTCTCTACTCGAGTTTTGGGGACACAGGGATATGTTGCTCCAGA ATATGCATTAACAGGGCACTTGACTACCAAATCAGATGTTTACAGTTATGGGGTTGTCCTCCTAGAGTTATTGACAGGCAGAGTTCCAGTTGATATGAAGAGATCTCCTGGCGAAGGCGTTCTTGTTTCTTGG GCATTGCCCCGTCTCACCGATAGGGAAAAAGTTGTAGAGATAATGGATCCAGCGCTGGAAGGTCAGTATTCAATGAAAGAAGTTATTCAAGTTGCTGCTATTGCTGCAATGTGTGTACAACCGGAGGCTGATTACAGGCCACTGATGGCCGATGTTGTGCAGTCGTTGGTTCCACTGGTGAAACAACCTCGACCAGCAGTGAAGCCTGGTAGTTGCTCTAGCTTTCACGCCACACAATCTCCCAAGGCTTAA
- the LOC132037067 gene encoding peroxidase P7-like, whose protein sequence is MASLIRNIVMTFLCVLFGFVCFSNAQLSANFYGTSCSNLQTIVSNGMRQAVNREARLGASILRLFFHDCFVNGCDASILLDDTATFTGEKNANPNRNSARGFEVIDTIKTQVEAACPNVVSCADILALAAREGAVLLGGPTWAVPLGRRDARTASQSAANTQIPAPTSSLSTLISMFSAKGLSAADMTALSGSHTIGQARCTTFRTRIYNETNIDAQFAATRRTTCPASGGDANLAPLDIQTPSRFDNGYYQNLVARRGLLHSDQELFNGGSQDALVGSYSTNAGTFRSDFAAAMVKMGNISPLTGTNGEIRRNCRAIN, encoded by the exons atggcaTCTCTAATTAGGAACATTGTTATGACATTTTTGTGTGTTTTATTTGGCTTTGTTTGCTTTAGCAATGCCCAATTGTCGGCCAATTTTTATGGGACGTCGTGCTCAAATCTTCAGACAATTGTTAGCAATGGAATGAGACAAGCTGTGAATAGAGAGGCAAGACTTGGTGCCTCTATTCTTCGCTTGTTCTTCCATGATTGCTTTGTTAAT GGGTGCGATGCATCAATACTACTGGATGACACAGCAACATTCACAGGAGAAAAGAATGCAAATCCAAACAGAAATTCAGCAAGAGGATTTGAAGTTATAGATACCATTAAAACTCAAGTTGAAGCTGCTTGTCCTAATGTTGTCTCTTGTGCCGACATCCTCGCTCTTGCTGCTAGAGAAGGCGCTGTTCTG CTAGGAGGGCCAACATGGGCAGTGCCATTGGGCAGAAGAGACGCAAGGACCGCAAGCCAAAGCGCCGCAAACACCCAAATCCCCGCACCAACTTCCAGCCTATCAACTTTGATCTCCATGTTCTCCGCAAAAGGCCTAAGCGCAGCCGACATGACGGCTCTCTCCGGGTCCCACACTATCGGTCAAGCCCGTTGCACCACTTTCCGAACCCGCATCTACAATGAGACCAACATTGACGCGCAGTTCGCCGCCACGCGCAGGACCACGTGCCCTGCATCAGGCGGCGACGCAAATTTAGCCCCGTTGGATATACAGACGCCGAGCCGGTTCGATAATGGTTATTATCAGAACTTAGTGGCTCGGCGCGGGTTGCTTCATTCGGATCAGGAATTGTTTAATGGTGGGTCCCAAGATGCGTTAGTGGGGAGTTATAGTACTAATGCTGGGACTTTTAGAAGTGATTTTGCTGCAGCTATGGTGAAGATGGGGAATATTAGTCCACTTACTGGAACTAATGGAGAGATTAGAAGGAACTGCAGGgctattaattaa
- the LOC132036170 gene encoding peroxidase P7-like isoform X1, which yields MASLTRNVFVVLTFLCVLLSFVCFSNAQLSTNFYGSSCRNVAVIVRNAMRQAVSREQRLGASILRLFFHDCFVNGCDASILLDDTATFTGEKNANPNRNSARGYEVIDAIKTQVEAACPNVVSCADILALAAREGVFQVGGPTWTVPLGRRDARTASQSAANTQIPAPTSSLSTLISMFSAKGLSAADMTALSGSHTIGQARCTTFRTHIYNETNIDTQFAATRRATCPASGGDANLAPLDIQTPNRFNNDYYENLVARRGLLHSDQELFNGGSQDALVRSYSTNAVAFRRDFAAAMVKMGNISPLTGTNGEIRRNCRAIN from the exons ATGGCATCCTTAACTAGGAACGTCTTTGTCGTTTTGAcatttttatgtgttttattgAGCTTTGTTTGCTTTAGCAATGCCCAATTGTCGACCAACTTTTATGGCAGCTCGTGCCGTAATGTGGCGGTAATAGTGAGGAATGCGATGAGACAAGCCGTGAGTAGAGAGCAAAGACTTGGTGCCTCGATTCTTCGCTTGTTCTTCCATGATTGCTTTGTTAAT GGGTGCGATGCATCAATACTGCTGGATGACACAGCAACATTCACGGGAGAAAAGAATGCAAACCCAAACAGGAACTCAGCAAGAGGATATGAAGTGATAGACGCCATTAAAACTCAAGTTGAAGCCGCTTGTCCTAATGTTGTCTCTTGTGCCGACATCCTCGCTCTTGCTGCCCGAGAGGGCGTTTTTCAG GTAGGAGGGCCAACATGGACCGTGCCATTGGGCAGAAGAGACGCAAGGACCGCAAGCCAAAGCGCAGCCAACACCCAAATCCCCGCGCCAACTTCCagcctttcaactttgatctccATGTTTTCCGCAAAAGGCCTAAGCGCCGCCGACATGACGGCGCTTTCTGGGTCCCACACAATCGGTCAAGCCCGTTGCACCACTTTCCGGACCCACATCTACAATGAGACCAACATCGACACGCAGTTCGCCGCCACACGCAGGGCCACGTGCCCTGCTTCTGGCGGCGACGCGAATTTGGCCCCGTTGGATATACAGACACCGAACCGGTTCAATAACGATTATTATGAGAACTTAGTGGCTCGACGTGGGTTGCTTCACTCGGATCAAGAATTGTTTAACGGTGGATCTCAGGATGCGTTAGTGAGGAGTTATAGTACTAATGCTGTTGCTTTCAGACGTGATTTTGCAGCAGCTATGGTGAAAATGGGGAATATTAGTCCACTTACTGGAACTAATGGAGAGATTAGAAGGAACTGCAGGGCTATTAATTaa